One Natrinema marinum genomic window carries:
- a CDS encoding citrate/2-methylcitrate synthase, translated as MSPSVFDPQLEYVTVAETALSDIDGERGELIVGGYPIDDLATNATYEECVFLLFEGRLPTAAELDAFRSSLASRREIPPEVRALLERAAETGHTAMDAIRMGVAAATLETDGTASRAAAERVVAVVPTIAATYWRYRRGAEPIEPRDDLGHAANYLHMLTGEEPTETEARAIETFLVTLLEHGLNPSTFTARTVMSTDSDVVSAVTAAVGTFKGPRHGGGLELAVEMLREVHDSGNGKRYVREKLDAGERVRGFGHPVYRGRDPRATVLAAAADRLVEATGDDGFLETVREFETVAGDVLAARAPDRGTEPNVEFYAAALLHELGIPTALFAATFAVSRVGGWAAHCLEQRESDDLVRPTSQYVGATEKAWTPVENRDVAGDSLIRTPVRSTALEPVSDTLAVLSEPDRLELLLLLADRDDPVAYSTLRASSSIEDKGRFNYHLRQLRDYFVAKGEDGYELTDAGRTVVETVLTDERLLDDLSE; from the coding sequence GTGTCACCGTCCGTCTTCGATCCGCAACTCGAGTACGTCACCGTCGCCGAAACCGCGCTCAGCGACATCGACGGCGAGCGCGGCGAGCTGATCGTCGGCGGCTATCCGATCGACGACCTCGCGACCAACGCGACCTACGAGGAGTGTGTTTTCCTCCTGTTCGAGGGTCGACTGCCGACCGCGGCGGAACTCGACGCGTTCCGGTCCAGCCTCGCGAGCCGCCGCGAGATCCCACCCGAGGTCCGGGCGCTGCTCGAGCGCGCCGCCGAGACGGGCCACACTGCGATGGACGCGATCCGGATGGGTGTCGCGGCGGCGACCCTCGAGACCGACGGGACGGCGTCCAGAGCGGCCGCCGAACGCGTCGTCGCCGTCGTGCCGACGATCGCGGCGACCTACTGGCGCTACCGACGGGGGGCGGAACCGATCGAGCCCCGCGACGACCTGGGTCACGCCGCGAACTACCTCCACATGCTGACCGGCGAGGAACCGACCGAAACCGAGGCGCGCGCCATCGAGACCTTCCTCGTGACGCTGCTCGAGCACGGCCTCAACCCCTCGACGTTCACCGCGCGGACCGTCATGTCGACCGACTCCGACGTCGTCTCCGCCGTGACGGCCGCCGTCGGGACGTTCAAGGGGCCGCGCCACGGCGGTGGACTCGAGTTAGCCGTCGAGATGCTCCGTGAGGTCCACGATTCCGGGAACGGAAAGCGGTACGTCCGCGAGAAGCTCGATGCCGGCGAGCGAGTGCGGGGGTTCGGCCACCCCGTCTACCGGGGCCGCGATCCGCGGGCGACGGTGCTCGCGGCGGCCGCCGACCGCCTCGTCGAGGCGACGGGCGACGACGGCTTCCTCGAGACCGTCCGCGAGTTCGAGACCGTCGCCGGCGACGTGCTGGCAGCGCGAGCGCCAGACCGCGGGACGGAGCCGAACGTCGAGTTCTACGCCGCCGCGTTGCTCCACGAACTCGGGATTCCGACGGCGCTGTTCGCCGCGACGTTTGCCGTCTCGCGGGTCGGTGGCTGGGCGGCCCACTGTCTCGAGCAACGCGAGAGCGACGACCTCGTCCGTCCGACCAGCCAGTACGTCGGCGCGACGGAGAAGGCGTGGACCCCGGTCGAAAACCGAGACGTCGCCGGAGACTCGCTGATTCGAACCCCGGTTCGGTCGACGGCGCTCGAGCCCGTCTCCGACACGCTCGCCGTCCTCTCGGAACCCGATCGCCTCGAACTGCTCCTCTTGCTGGCCGACCGAGACGACCCCGTCGCATACTCGACGCTGCGCGCGTCGTCCTCGATCGAGGATAAGGGCCGGTTCAACTATCACCTGCGCCAGCTCCGGGACTACTTCGTCGCCAAGGGTGAGGATGGCTACGAGCTCACCGACGCGGGCCGCACCGTCGTCGAGACCGTCCTGACCGACGAACGACTCCTCGACGATCTATCGGAGTGA
- a CDS encoding DUF5518 domain-containing protein produces the protein MTDWRAVFVGFVVATVLGIVGLVVPGIGQLAAGLFGGFVAGYMAGGGLGRGFWHGLLAGSLGGIIGGLLIAVAVGIAGLTLGPVGGAISGAAGIGIFLLAVAISVVMAIESAVAGAVGAAVSE, from the coding sequence ATGACAGACTGGCGCGCGGTCTTCGTCGGATTCGTCGTTGCGACCGTCCTCGGGATCGTCGGCCTCGTTGTTCCGGGCATCGGCCAGCTCGCGGCGGGCCTGTTCGGCGGCTTCGTCGCCGGCTACATGGCCGGCGGCGGGCTCGGACGTGGCTTCTGGCACGGCCTGCTCGCAGGCTCGCTCGGCGGGATCATCGGCGGATTGCTCATCGCCGTCGCCGTCGGTATCGCCGGCCTCACGCTCGGTCCCGTCGGCGGTGCGATCTCCGGCGCCGCCGGCATCGGCATCTTTCTGCTCGCCGTCGCGATCTCGGTCGTGATGGCCATCGAGAGCGCGGTCGCCGGCGCGGTCGGCGCTGCGGTCAGCGAGTGA
- a CDS encoding NOG1 family protein — MIFEDLPTTPTSEELIDKAFSRAARAGKAKGGLEAQQSMLQTAANIISDNLENVVTAWPDFEYEDDVHPFYYELADAIVDVDRLRQSLSEVMWASRKAREIHEEYQPRLRKTDVDTARKHRKQAFARLADIVEQIDDELLYINESRNDLRDLPEIDPDEPTIVVAGYPNVGKSSFVNDVTNARGETASYPFTTKGIGLGHFERDHIRYQIVDTPGLLDRPPQDRNEIESQAVSAIEHLADCMLVMVDPTGECGYPIGSQLELRDAIAAQFEDVPVLTVANKADRFDAAELDEAIAADYTMSVETDANVETVLAAAVEAIDHEPELPFEG; from the coding sequence ATGATTTTCGAAGACCTTCCGACGACGCCCACGTCGGAAGAGCTGATCGACAAGGCGTTTTCGCGGGCGGCGCGGGCCGGGAAGGCCAAAGGCGGCCTCGAGGCCCAGCAGTCGATGCTCCAGACGGCGGCCAACATCATCTCCGACAATCTCGAGAACGTGGTCACGGCGTGGCCGGACTTCGAGTACGAAGACGACGTGCATCCGTTCTACTACGAGCTCGCGGACGCGATCGTCGACGTCGATCGGCTCCGCCAGAGCCTTTCGGAGGTGATGTGGGCCAGTCGGAAGGCCCGCGAGATCCACGAGGAGTACCAGCCGCGGCTGCGCAAGACCGACGTCGACACCGCGCGAAAGCACCGGAAACAGGCGTTCGCCCGACTCGCGGACATCGTCGAGCAGATCGACGACGAACTGCTGTACATCAACGAGTCGCGAAACGACCTGCGCGATCTGCCGGAGATCGACCCCGACGAGCCGACGATCGTCGTCGCCGGCTACCCCAACGTCGGGAAATCGTCGTTCGTCAACGACGTGACCAACGCCCGCGGTGAGACTGCCTCCTACCCATTCACGACGAAGGGGATCGGGCTCGGCCATTTCGAGCGCGATCACATCCGCTACCAGATCGTCGACACCCCCGGCTTGCTCGACCGCCCGCCGCAGGATCGCAACGAGATCGAATCGCAAGCGGTCAGCGCGATCGAACACCTCGCCGACTGCATGCTCGTGATGGTCGACCCCACCGGCGAGTGTGGCTATCCGATCGGCTCGCAACTCGAGCTCCGGGACGCGATCGCGGCCCAGTTCGAGGACGTGCCGGTGCTGACGGTGGCGAACAAGGCGGATCGGTTCGACGCTGCCGAACTCGACGAGGCGATCGCGGCCGATTACACCATGAGCGTCGAAACGGACGCGAACGTCGAGACCGTGCTCGCGGCGGCCGTCGAGGCGATCGATCACGAACCCGAGTTGCCGTTCGAGGGATAA
- a CDS encoding SDR family oxidoreductase, which translates to MLEKPDLTGQTAFITGTTRGIGKQLALALAEQGCNIVSTGKTVDDSDSDLEGTIHKTAEACAEKGVDTHAIQLNVRDEENIEAAIDEAIDEMGEINIVINNASAIQTESVEEMPANRYDLMNEVNVRGTYLVSRGFIDHLREVDEDAWILTNAPPVTMDRAPGRAAYAWSKMGMSFITLSLADELADDEIGCNSFWPVTAIDTRATRYFGMGTEDDWRTPEILSDTVLGILDRDPAEFTGNYVYDEDFLWEAGIEDFSRYNLTDGDPAPMSAQLFDPDYSRPESNRS; encoded by the coding sequence ATGCTCGAGAAACCAGATCTGACCGGCCAGACCGCGTTCATCACGGGGACAACGCGGGGAATCGGCAAGCAACTCGCGCTCGCACTCGCAGAACAAGGATGTAACATCGTCTCGACCGGGAAAACGGTCGACGATTCGGACTCCGATCTGGAGGGGACGATCCACAAGACGGCCGAGGCGTGCGCGGAAAAGGGCGTCGACACCCATGCGATCCAGTTGAACGTCCGCGACGAGGAGAACATCGAGGCGGCCATCGACGAAGCGATCGACGAGATGGGCGAGATCAACATCGTCATCAACAACGCCTCGGCGATCCAGACGGAGTCCGTCGAGGAGATGCCCGCGAACCGGTACGACCTGATGAACGAGGTCAACGTGCGCGGAACCTACCTCGTCTCGCGGGGCTTCATCGACCACCTCAGGGAGGTCGACGAAGACGCCTGGATCCTGACGAACGCACCACCGGTCACGATGGACCGCGCGCCGGGGCGAGCCGCCTACGCCTGGTCGAAGATGGGGATGTCGTTCATCACGCTGTCGCTGGCCGACGAACTGGCCGACGACGAGATCGGCTGTAACTCCTTCTGGCCCGTTACCGCCATCGACACGCGCGCGACCCGCTACTTCGGCATGGGGACCGAAGACGACTGGCGCACACCCGAAATCCTCTCGGATACGGTGCTGGGGATACTCGACCGCGATCCAGCCGAGTTCACCGGGAACTACGTCTACGACGAAGACTTCCTCTGGGAAGCCGGCATCGAGGACTTCTCGCGGTACAATCTCACCGACGGCGACCCAGCACCGATGTCGGCACAGCTCTTCGATCCCGACTACTCACGACCCGAAAGTAACAGATCGTAG
- a CDS encoding archaeal flagellar protein G, protein MVRTAVAQVLLFIAAVSIAAAFAGTIVTQSSVFAQSTADEADRTVATIDAEIVVINDPAAGATYDDADGQVTLYVKNVGGETLEPAALEVVLDGTYVGSGERSTRVLESGDEWRVGTVLEVTIDRFLAAGEHRAAVTIDGARDRLVFDAG, encoded by the coding sequence ATGGTCCGTACCGCCGTCGCTCAGGTGTTGCTGTTCATCGCCGCGGTGAGCATCGCGGCCGCCTTTGCCGGTACGATCGTCACGCAGTCGTCGGTGTTCGCCCAGTCGACCGCCGACGAGGCCGACCGGACGGTCGCGACGATCGACGCGGAGATCGTCGTCATCAACGACCCCGCGGCGGGTGCGACCTACGACGACGCTGACGGGCAGGTCACGCTGTACGTCAAGAACGTCGGCGGCGAGACCCTCGAGCCGGCCGCACTCGAGGTGGTACTCGACGGGACGTACGTCGGGTCGGGCGAGCGGTCGACGCGCGTCCTCGAGTCCGGCGACGAGTGGCGGGTCGGGACGGTACTCGAGGTGACGATCGATCGGTTTCTCGCGGCCGGCGAGCATCGCGCGGCGGTCACGATCGACGGCGCGCGGGATCGACTGGTGTTCGACGCCGGCTAG
- a CDS encoding TIGR00341 family protein produces MRLVQLTVPTGKRETILGTLDDRGIDYVLTDEDSSREYTAVVYFPLPDAAVEPVLDELQDVGVDEDAYTVVVDAETVVSRRFQALREEYENGDVESERISRHELRAEAEELTPTFPVYAVMTIISAIVATAGLLLDSPAVVVGSMVIAPLIGPALGASVGTVIDDEELFVESVTFQIVGVVLAIGAAAVFALLVRVTNIVPPGLVLTNVGEISERLAPDLLSLAIALGAGVAGVVSIATGTSVALVGVMIAAALIPPAGVAGITLAWGQPSAAIGATVLVLVNLLSVNLAGLLTLWYAGYRPENLFQIGETEQRLRQRIVGLVVIVLVFAVFLGGITYASYEAGNFEQDAREEVEAVLSQGQYEEFQVLELEVTMSDNYPFRSPERVVVTIGGPPGESVPELADTLSERINRHADQPVDVEVRYVVVLD; encoded by the coding sequence GTGCGGCTCGTACAGCTGACGGTGCCCACGGGCAAGCGGGAGACGATCCTCGGGACGCTCGACGATCGAGGGATCGACTACGTCCTGACTGACGAGGACAGCAGTCGGGAGTATACGGCGGTCGTCTACTTTCCGTTGCCCGACGCGGCCGTGGAACCGGTGCTCGACGAGCTACAGGACGTGGGGGTCGACGAGGACGCGTACACGGTCGTCGTCGATGCCGAGACGGTCGTCTCCCGGCGATTTCAGGCGCTTCGCGAGGAGTACGAGAACGGCGACGTGGAGTCCGAGCGCATCTCGCGCCACGAGTTGCGGGCCGAGGCCGAGGAGTTGACGCCGACGTTTCCCGTCTACGCCGTGATGACGATCATCAGCGCGATCGTCGCGACCGCGGGACTCCTGCTGGACTCGCCGGCGGTCGTCGTCGGCTCGATGGTGATCGCGCCGCTGATCGGGCCGGCGCTGGGTGCCAGCGTGGGAACGGTGATCGACGACGAGGAACTGTTCGTCGAGAGCGTCACCTTCCAGATCGTCGGCGTCGTCCTCGCGATCGGCGCCGCCGCTGTGTTCGCCCTACTCGTCCGAGTGACGAACATCGTCCCGCCGGGGCTGGTGTTGACGAACGTCGGCGAGATCTCGGAGCGGCTCGCGCCCGACCTGCTCTCGCTGGCGATCGCACTCGGCGCTGGCGTCGCGGGCGTCGTGAGCATCGCGACCGGAACCTCCGTCGCGCTCGTCGGCGTGATGATCGCCGCGGCGCTGATCCCGCCTGCGGGCGTCGCGGGGATCACCCTCGCGTGGGGACAGCCCTCGGCCGCCATCGGCGCGACGGTCCTCGTCCTCGTCAACCTCCTTTCGGTGAACCTCGCCGGTCTCCTGACGCTGTGGTACGCGGGCTACCGGCCGGAGAACCTGTTCCAGATAGGAGAGACGGAACAGCGGCTTCGCCAGCGGATCGTCGGCCTCGTCGTCATCGTCCTCGTCTTCGCGGTGTTTCTCGGCGGCATCACCTACGCCTCCTACGAGGCGGGCAACTTCGAACAGGACGCCCGCGAGGAGGTCGAGGCGGTCCTCTCGCAGGGGCAATACGAGGAGTTTCAGGTGCTCGAGCTCGAGGTCACGATGAGCGACAACTATCCGTTCCGGAGTCCGGAACGGGTTGTCGTGACGATCGGCGGGCCGCCGGGCGAGTCGGTGCCCGAACTGGCCGACACCCTGAGCGAGCGGATCAACCGCCACGCCGACCAGCCCGTGGACGTCGAGGTCAGATACGTCGTCGTCCTCGATTAG
- the engB gene encoding GTP-binding protein EngB, with translation MFDTRPNREAEVALVGRSNVGKSTLMRELTGHSFDTGGKPGVTRSPNHYDWAPEDFVITDLPGFGFMSGVDEDHREQIKTDIVRYLEEYADNVLVAILVVDGKSVIDIIDRHSGPDEIPYDVEMFHFLRELDVPTVVAVNKMDKVDDRDERLNELCDRLGLYPPWKQWQETIAPISAKKGQLEPLNEAVRSQLHEQQRDDLFKFF, from the coding sequence ATGTTCGATACCCGCCCGAACCGGGAGGCCGAAGTCGCCCTCGTCGGCCGCTCGAACGTGGGCAAATCCACGCTCATGCGCGAACTCACCGGCCACAGCTTCGACACCGGGGGGAAACCCGGCGTCACCCGCTCGCCAAACCACTACGACTGGGCCCCGGAGGACTTCGTCATCACCGACCTCCCCGGCTTCGGCTTCATGAGCGGCGTCGACGAGGACCACCGCGAGCAGATCAAGACCGACATCGTCCGCTACTTAGAGGAGTACGCCGACAACGTCCTCGTGGCAATCCTCGTCGTCGACGGGAAGAGCGTCATCGACATCATCGATCGTCACTCCGGCCCCGACGAGATCCCCTACGACGTGGAGATGTTCCACTTCCTGCGCGAACTCGACGTCCCCACCGTCGTCGCCGTCAACAAGATGGACAAGGTCGACGACCGCGACGAGCGGCTGAACGAACTCTGCGACCGCCTCGGGCTCTATCCGCCGTGGAAACAGTGGCAGGAGACCATCGCCCCAATTAGCGCGAAGAAGGGTCAACTCGAGCCACTCAACGAGGCCGTTCGCTCCCAGTTGCACGAGCAACAGCGGGACGATCTATTCAAATTCTTTTAG
- the ddh gene encoding D-2-hydroxyacid dehydrogenase, with translation MTFELERLGIHESVDDVFPPTELADSLGDLSIEVAVIGDDGIAACDAVVTLEHRAAFLELDWIHSIQAGVDRFPFDALEANDVVLTNSTGIHGRTVGETVAGYLLMFARRLHDHVANQQERRWDRPDWDEAFTLPGSTACVVGTGTLGRGVAETLGALGLRVTGIRRSGDPVPGFDEIYATDRLLEAIGDAEFVIVTVPLTDETRHLFDADAFDAMRDDAYFVNVARGPVVDEAALIDALEADALAGAALDVFEEEPLPEDSPLWEMDEVIVSPHCAAYTRDYFRDVGEIVRENVARLETGEEFRNHVV, from the coding sequence ATGACGTTCGAACTCGAGCGACTCGGAATCCACGAGTCCGTCGACGATGTCTTTCCGCCGACGGAACTCGCGGACTCCCTTGGCGATCTGTCGATCGAAGTCGCGGTGATCGGCGACGATGGCATCGCTGCCTGCGACGCGGTCGTCACCCTCGAGCACCGGGCGGCGTTCCTCGAACTGGACTGGATCCACTCGATCCAGGCCGGCGTCGACCGGTTCCCGTTCGACGCGCTCGAGGCGAACGACGTGGTCCTCACGAACAGCACGGGGATCCACGGCCGGACCGTCGGCGAGACGGTCGCGGGCTACCTGCTCATGTTCGCCCGACGACTCCACGATCACGTCGCGAACCAACAGGAGCGACGGTGGGACCGCCCCGACTGGGACGAGGCGTTTACGCTGCCGGGGTCGACGGCCTGCGTCGTCGGCACCGGGACGCTCGGACGCGGCGTCGCCGAGACGCTGGGCGCGCTCGGGCTTCGCGTGACCGGCATCCGCCGCTCCGGCGATCCCGTTCCGGGGTTCGACGAGATTTACGCGACCGACCGGCTGCTCGAGGCGATCGGCGACGCCGAGTTCGTGATCGTCACCGTGCCGCTGACCGACGAGACGCGCCATCTCTTCGACGCCGACGCGTTCGACGCTATGCGCGACGACGCCTACTTCGTGAACGTCGCCCGCGGTCCGGTGGTCGACGAAGCGGCGCTGATCGACGCGCTCGAGGCAGACGCCCTCGCCGGCGCGGCGCTGGACGTTTTCGAGGAAGAGCCGCTACCCGAGGACTCCCCGCTCTGGGAGATGGACGAGGTCATCGTTTCGCCCCACTGCGCGGCCTACACGCGGGACTATTTTCGCGACGTAGGCGAGATCGTCCGCGAGAACGTCGCTCGGCTCGAGACCGGTGAGGAGTTTCGTAACCACGTAGTCTGA
- a CDS encoding DUF7522 family protein, whose translation MEDIDRTSTADEFDADAILADLLECCGETVRAFAEYDAKTYNVLYFDQRLVDEIETEAELQAFADRIHEDYRLDFTEKRMYEDVYSELGEVRAFSVFFRQSAIIRFVGEREGIYVSLDRDAPFNEAIESVYENLAESS comes from the coding sequence ATGGAAGATATCGACCGAACGTCGACCGCCGACGAATTCGACGCCGATGCGATTCTCGCGGATCTCCTCGAGTGCTGTGGCGAGACAGTGCGTGCGTTTGCGGAGTACGATGCGAAAACGTACAACGTCCTCTACTTCGACCAGCGACTGGTCGACGAGATCGAGACCGAAGCGGAGTTGCAGGCGTTCGCCGACCGGATCCACGAAGACTACCGGCTCGATTTCACCGAGAAACGGATGTACGAGGACGTCTACTCCGAACTCGGAGAAGTGCGCGCGTTCAGCGTGTTCTTCAGGCAGAGCGCGATCATTCGCTTCGTCGGCGAGCGGGAGGGAATATACGTGTCGCTCGACCGGGACGCCCCCTTCAACGAAGCCATCGAATCCGTATACGAGAATCTCGCAGAGAGTTCCTGA
- a CDS encoding DUF7504 family protein, translating into MHRDEKQRLAEASNVLLLGSMLDDSTKQVHNMLLSPDTSEPTDILVLTFRSPDQWLRAWAGDPATHEGRIGIITLDESPSEPGRQFDDVTTVSVNPADLTGIGMKLSDYLSSRNHADTETVICVESITELLQYTNRKSLFRFLRVITRRIEHVEGIAHFHLDPAAHDQETVNTIKLPFDAIVDIGGPDEKVTVSTRY; encoded by the coding sequence ATGCACAGAGACGAAAAACAACGGTTGGCAGAAGCGTCGAACGTCCTCTTGCTCGGGTCGATGCTCGACGACTCGACCAAGCAGGTCCACAACATGCTCCTGTCGCCGGACACGTCCGAGCCGACCGACATTCTGGTGCTCACCTTCCGGTCGCCGGACCAGTGGCTCCGGGCATGGGCCGGCGATCCGGCGACCCACGAGGGGCGCATCGGGATCATCACGCTCGACGAATCGCCCTCAGAGCCGGGCCGGCAGTTCGACGACGTGACCACCGTCTCTGTCAACCCCGCGGACCTCACGGGAATCGGCATGAAACTGAGCGACTACCTCTCGAGTCGGAACCACGCGGACACGGAGACGGTGATCTGCGTCGAGTCGATCACCGAGCTCCTGCAGTACACGAACCGCAAGTCGCTGTTCCGGTTCCTGCGAGTGATCACGCGGCGCATCGAACACGTCGAGGGGATCGCCCATTTTCACCTCGATCCGGCCGCTCACGACCAGGAGACGGTGAACACGATCAAATTGCCGTTCGACGCGATCGTCGACATCGGCGGCCCGGACGAGAAGGTCACGGTTTCGACGCGCTACTAG
- a CDS encoding S26 family signal peptidase encodes MAVVACLLFAISGIWPPFVAVESASMEPNIHTGDLLFVVREGRFAGDESVAETGIVPVENGRGSGDERFGRAGDVIVFRPNGDPSKTPVIHRAYYWVEASSQPGLHVQPPLRGDPSLSGPHDGFITRGDANSVYDQIGGNEPNTTVVRPDWIVGKAVVRIPWLGNVRPLLESLLGLSVVESVATTVR; translated from the coding sequence GTGGCGGTCGTCGCGTGTCTCCTCTTTGCGATCAGCGGCATCTGGCCGCCGTTCGTCGCCGTCGAAAGCGCGAGCATGGAGCCGAACATTCACACGGGCGACCTGCTCTTCGTCGTCCGGGAAGGGCGGTTCGCCGGCGACGAGTCCGTCGCGGAGACGGGTATCGTCCCCGTCGAAAACGGTCGCGGTAGCGGGGACGAACGGTTCGGACGGGCCGGCGACGTGATCGTGTTTCGGCCGAACGGAGATCCGTCGAAAACGCCGGTCATCCACCGAGCCTACTACTGGGTCGAGGCCAGTAGCCAACCCGGCCTACACGTTCAACCGCCCCTGCGCGGAGATCCGAGCCTGTCCGGCCCCCACGACGGGTTCATCACGAGAGGTGATGCGAACAGCGTGTACGACCAGATCGGCGGCAACGAGCCGAACACGACCGTCGTTCGTCCCGACTGGATCGTCGGCAAAGCGGTAGTCAGAATCCCCTGGCTCGGAAACGTTCGGCCGCTGCTCGAGTCGCTGCTCGGGCTCAGCGTCGTCGAATCGGTTGCGACGACGGTCAGGTGA
- a CDS encoding DUF7504 family protein, whose translation MRADAEQRLAKASNVLLLGSMLEESPQRTHNALLSPGTDAPTDILALTFRSPDQWLRAWAGDPAPHEGRIGIITLEESPSQPQRKYDNVTAVSVNPADLTGIGMKLSDYLSSRGDADAKTVICVESITELLQYTNRKSLFRFLRVITRRIEHVEGIAHFHLNPAAHDQQTVSTIKSPFDAIVDTGGSGEEVTVSTRY comes from the coding sequence ATGCGAGCGGACGCCGAACAGCGGTTGGCGAAGGCATCGAACGTTCTCTTGCTCGGGTCGATGCTCGAGGAGTCGCCCCAGCGGACTCACAATGCGCTCCTGTCGCCGGGTACCGACGCTCCGACCGACATCCTGGCGCTTACTTTTCGGTCGCCGGACCAGTGGCTCCGGGCGTGGGCCGGCGATCCGGCGCCCCACGAGGGACGCATCGGGATCATCACGCTCGAAGAGTCACCCTCGCAGCCCCAGCGGAAGTACGACAACGTGACCGCGGTTTCGGTCAACCCCGCGGACCTCACGGGAATCGGCATGAAACTGAGCGACTACCTCTCGAGTCGAGGAGACGCGGACGCGAAGACGGTGATCTGCGTCGAGTCGATCACCGAACTCCTGCAGTACACGAACCGCAAGTCGCTGTTTCGGTTCCTGCGGGTGATCACGCGGCGCATCGAACACGTCGAGGGGATCGCCCACTTTCACCTCAATCCGGCCGCTCACGACCAGCAGACGGTGAGCACGATCAAATCGCCGTTCGACGCGATCGTCGACACCGGCGGCTCGGGCGAGGAGGTCACGGTCTCGACGCGCTACTAG
- a CDS encoding NUDIX domain-containing protein — translation MCPDDTTYDESAHVVTAFLRHRSEVLCLRRSDAVGTYRGQWCGVSGFAEGDPDEQVRAEIREETGLEADAVSLVRSGRPVAFEDPALEREWVVHPYLFDCETREVELSEEHDAFAWVSPTELLEGVGDDRETVPKLWTAYERVAPTVRSIAADGDHGAAYLSVRALEVVRDRAGLLVAERAEFGVDPEGERDELAELAGRLLEARPSMAVLRNRVNRAMAEADVNEGSGTGAPSVLESALSGIDRALSADEDAARNAAERLSGSVATLSRSGTVLEALREGTPDRVYVAESRPAREGIAVAERLAAAIDGAVTVHTDAAAAHVLASEPIDRVVVGADTVLPDGSVVNKTGTRGLAIAADREGIPVSVVAATDKVSTREDVNLESGDRVAVYDGDATVDVLNPTFDVTPADCVTEVVTERGALEPAEIEAVAEELRGLEGWRDDGGTTDRNASEE, via the coding sequence ATGTGCCCGGACGACACCACGTACGACGAGTCGGCTCACGTCGTCACCGCGTTCCTCCGCCATCGGAGCGAGGTTCTCTGCTTGCGCCGCAGTGACGCCGTCGGCACCTACCGGGGCCAGTGGTGCGGCGTCTCCGGGTTTGCGGAGGGCGATCCCGACGAACAGGTCCGCGCGGAGATCCGCGAGGAGACGGGCCTCGAGGCCGATGCCGTCTCGCTCGTCCGCTCCGGGCGGCCGGTCGCGTTCGAGGACCCAGCCCTCGAGCGCGAGTGGGTCGTCCACCCCTACCTGTTCGACTGCGAGACCCGCGAGGTAGAGTTGAGCGAGGAACACGACGCCTTCGCGTGGGTGTCCCCCACCGAACTGCTCGAGGGCGTTGGCGACGACCGCGAGACGGTGCCGAAACTGTGGACGGCCTACGAGCGCGTCGCGCCCACCGTGCGGTCGATCGCGGCCGACGGCGACCACGGTGCAGCGTATCTCTCCGTGCGCGCGCTCGAGGTCGTTCGGGATCGCGCGGGACTACTCGTCGCCGAACGAGCCGAATTCGGTGTCGATCCCGAGGGCGAGCGGGACGAACTCGCGGAACTCGCCGGTCGACTGCTCGAGGCGCGACCGTCGATGGCCGTCCTCCGGAATCGAGTGAACCGGGCGATGGCCGAAGCGGACGTGAACGAGGGGTCGGGGACGGGCGCACCCTCGGTCCTCGAGTCGGCGCTGTCGGGGATCGACCGCGCGCTATCGGCCGACGAAGACGCCGCCCGGAACGCGGCCGAACGTCTCTCGGGGAGCGTCGCGACGCTCTCGCGGTCGGGGACGGTCCTCGAGGCGCTCCGCGAGGGCACGCCCGACCGCGTCTACGTCGCCGAATCGCGGCCGGCTCGCGAGGGGATCGCCGTCGCCGAGAGGCTGGCCGCGGCGATCGACGGCGCGGTGACGGTCCACACCGATGCAGCGGCCGCACACGTCCTCGCGAGCGAGCCGATCGATCGCGTCGTCGTCGGCGCGGACACCGTCCTCCCCGACGGCTCGGTCGTGAACAAGACCGGGACGCGGGGGCTGGCGATCGCCGCCGATCGCGAGGGGATTCCGGTTTCGGTCGTCGCGGCCACGGACAAGGTTTCGACCCGCGAGGACGTGAACCTCGAGTCCGGCGACCGCGTCGCGGTCTACGACGGCGACGCCACAGTCGACGTGTTGAACCCGACGTTCGACGTGACGCCCGCCGACTGCGTGACCGAGGTCGTCACCGAACGCGGCGCGCTCGAGCCCGCCGAGATTGAGGCCGTGGCCGAGGAATTACGCGGACTCGAGGGGTGGCGCGACGACGGTGGGACGACGGACCGGAACGCCTCGGAAGAGTAG